The genome window ACTGAcactgtggatgtttgtgtttgaaagtgtttgttggacagagctcagtgtgtgtgtgtgtgtgtgttattatatGGTGAGAACTTATTTGTGCTCAGCGTGGGAGTCTTCCTACACGCTCATGAGTCTGGGCTTGCATCCAGAGCCTTGTAGATCTCACACTGCTCATAAAGTGCGGAGCAGGTGTGAGAGTGTTGCGGCCCTGCTCTGATCGTCGGTGCACATTCGTGTCCTGCTCCAgtcttaactttattttaatcaGAGCCACCTTTATCTGCCCAGAAGTCGGTCACAGTCGTAAAGATAGGCAGCAACTACAGACCTGTGTAATCTTATCGTGCTGCGGCCTCTCATCTCTTCAcctttgttctctctctctctccgcctCTTTGTCACACTTTATCTTTCATTTTCCTTCCCTTATCCTTATTTcttccacccctccctccttccctccatcttctCTCCCTGCAGGAGCTGTTGAACATAATTGCCAGCGTGCTCCACCTGGGGAATGTGCAGTACGGCGGAGAGGAAGGCACCGTCTGCATCACCTCTGACACACAGATAAAGTACCTGACCAGGGTAAGATGCAGTCCCGAGCAGGCTCATGAACACCCCTAACAGGCCTGGAGGGAGATGGgatatttgttttatatataaagCCCAGGCTGGTATTTATCAAGCATCTCACAGTTCCTCTCACACTAGCACTGAAAGCTGAGTTATTTATGAAGCTTCCTTCACTTACTTTAAGCGAGAGGAGGGATCACTTTTAGCATTAACAACATTTAACATTCTCAGCAGTAAAGTAGAAATTATGATGGTGTGTTGGAGTTCCTCTGACAGTTGCTGCACCACCATTTGAGCTGTTAACCCATTATCTTTAGCTGCAGTTTATCTATTACTCATAGCTAAaaattttaaccatttatccacTACTTTTACAGTactattttaataatttattgattattttgatcTGTCTCAGACAATTATCCATCATTTTCAGTTAATATTTCAGCTGTTATCTTTAGCCAACTGTTCAGCCATTTATCCATTGTGTAACACTGTTattgtccgtctgtctgtctcgaCTCCtcctgactctgtgtgtgtgtgtgtgtgtgtgtgtcctcatcaGCTGGTGAGCCCACTGAACCTGGAACAGGCGTCATCGGCTTGGGATGCTTTGTCCAAGGCGGTGTACGGACACACCTTCACGTGGCTGGTTAACAAGATCAACAGTTCACTGGCATACAtggtactcacacacacacacacacacacacacacacacacacacacacacatagcaggGACCCTGAAAAACTTCTATTGAAGGATGTAAAGTCTGAAACATTTCCACTTACTGTattttttctgatgttaaatCACTCACTACATTTTTCAAACTAGATCCAGACACTATCCAACACTGTAGTTCAGAGCATGTTGACGTCTCCTCTTTATTCTGTTACAGTACAGCTCCACCTTGTGGACGCTTACAAATCCACATCATGAACATAACTCAACATTAAACGTCCAGtttgcaggatttagggggaaataTTGTCAGAAAGGGAATGTAATATAATCAGTGTGTTTCCTTTAGTGTttaaaataagaactgttgtgtgttgttgtcaccttagaatgagctgtttatatctacatagcgAGCAGGTCTCTGTTTATgaagatcaccatgttgcacctacatgtttctacagtagcccagaacagacaaacaaatacTGGCCTTTTAGGGCCACCATAGTAAGAAGTCTCTCCGCAGCGAGCAGCGTCAGTGTTCTGTCTTCTCTCGGCagccaggtctgcctgtgtctgtcaGTCTCTGTGGCCAGGCTGTGATcactgttcagtgtttttaccagtttaaatcacctggtctgtttcaTTCTGAGAGGAAGAGGCCTAATTCGGCTCCTGCTAAAAAGTGATCTCACATTAACAGGTGGTGGACAAGCTGCCAACACCGACCTGCCAAACACCTTCAGAGATGCACTGATGTGTatcgtgaaactgctttattcagtgtttaacgCTGTTTAAAGCACAggttccatttgttttggagaagaagagacctctgtggataatttgcctcacggtaaaaacctcccaaatgtctggatcagaaaaaggtGATGATACATTAagttgtcagagaaaaaaggggTGAGCAGACAAGCATGTGGTGGGCGAGCCGCTCGTCTCCAAGATGCCAAAAAGTGTAAAAGAAACATTGATTGCTCTGTTTATTTTTgcgaggagacctctgtggatcattcagctcctgatacaaacctcctgaacaatgaacagtgaaggaattctaaccagaagAAGTTTTAGCTGGCTGCGAAGcaccaaatccccctaaattgTACACACTTCACTTTCAAACAGTATAATTACTGTGTCAGTTATTACATGCCAGGTTAGACCAATATACAGGCTGTATACTAATGTTATTGTCAATGTCAATTTGCAAAAGTTGGAGtgaaatttaattttgttttaatgcacattttatttaatcCTGATTAAAATTTGTGAGCATAGATCTGAAGTTTTGTTGTGCTTCTCTAACAGGATGACTCCTACAAGAACTGCTCAGTCATCGGCCTGCTGGACATCTACGGCTTTGAGGTCTTCCAGAACAACAGGTACAGTGTTCAGGATTTATGTTAATGCTGCATTTAAACCTTCGCTTATTTAAATGTAACCAAAAGTTAAAATGTCCCTCTAAATCTGTAggtaatgaaataaaacacaatttgatttgaaaaaaaaaaatctgcacaagGTCGACTTTCTGGAattttctggagctttcagcTGCATCTCATGGCCTTCATCGCCTGCTGAAGTTTCCTCAGTTGGTTATTGAGCAACCTAAAAGCCCCGACACCACAATTAGTGGTGATGAACGCCCCCCGCTGCGTCGCCTTAATCGCcatgtctcggccaaaaagttgcacattaacacactgcaaagacttcAGCTGGCGGCCAACCAGCACGTTTGTTCTGGCATATGCTGAGATGTAGCTTAAAGCTCCAGAAAATAACCAGTAAGTGGAGCTTGGTTAATAGTTAACCTCCAGTCTGAACCTACACAGTGTTTATGTAACCTGTATTCATACATGCTATGAATTATGGGTAGTTATTTACTCACCACCAGCGTAATGTGAGTTAGTAAGAACACCAATAACATGTTGATGGCTTTTTTCACTCagtggttgtgtgtgttgttgtgtgtgtcgTTGTTTGTTGCAGCTTTGAACAGTTCTGCATCAACTACTGTAACgagaagctgcagcagctcttCATCGAGCTCACCCTCAAGTCAGAGCAGGAGGAGTACGAGGCCGAAGGCATCACGGTCAGACACCAGTTTCTTCTCTCCCTCAGCGTCCACACTCTCACCCCCACCTGCCTCCATTGTTTAGTCCagaatttaaagggacagttcaccctaaaatcaaatcTACACCTTTTTCCCTCTTATCTGTAGACCTGTTTATCaactagattgttttggtgtcgTGTTTAAATCACACCGACTCCGCTCTGCGTTCAGCGTTTGGATTGAACTACATTTCTGTTTCCAGTGGCTGTGTGAAGGATGAATAGCGATGAGGTAATGAATCTAATTGTGGCTAAACAATATCATATGACGATGTTGAAAATAAGAAACGTTTAACTTTGGTTTTGTACCGTATTCCCCCACCGCCCCCCTCACCCGACTCGTCAGTCCGCGCTGACGAGTTTAGAGCCTtgaaacagataaataaaacgTTATGTTGGATAATTTCACAGTAAACACACGTACAGATCTCGGGAGGAAGGTGCCGCATTGCCTGAATATCAACCCTGCACAATTTGCACGAATATACAGTTCAGTCTCTCAGGGAAAGTACTACTGTTCATTCTAAACAGTTTCTTCACATTGTATTGTTTCCTCTACTGTTATAATTCTGTTATTAGGATTCTATATGGAGAATTATACATACATTTATTACTAAAATTACTCCATGCGAGTCTGTTATTGTCACTGTCATTTTTGAATTACTAAAAGCCAAGATGAATTCCTGTATGTCCTTGGCAATAAAGTTCAATATGATTCTGATGCTTATTGAACAtcaaattttttttacatttgtaacgtaacatttctgtctgttgttTTATCAGGAATTTGCTGTCCCGGACACTACCTCCACCTCTTCTGAGTTTGAGCCCCCACACACTAGTGCTGGCAGAGGCAGgggcagaggggggaggggagtAGGTgcaggcagagggagagggaggggaagaAGTAGGACACCAGAGGACTTGAACCCCGAGACCCAGCAGAGGGTTCAGGATCTGCACGAACGCAGAAACGCAGAGATGCAGGCCAGAATACAAGCATTGGACCATAATCAAAGGGATGAGCTCCTACAAATGGTCCTTACAAGACTACCTGGCctgatgtttgacattttggaccTGCTGGAGGACCCTGATCGTCAGAGAGTCCCAGGTGGAGGGGACCTACATTGGTGCTCCTGCACAAACTGTAAGGAAATGAACACTGACCTGGAGAGACTCTGCTGTGGGCAAACCCCTGAGAACTGTGTCAGCAACATGGCCCACATGGAGCTATACATACTGGATGAAGGGGTGTTGCGAATGGCAAGGGCTGCCTGGAATGACATCTTTGCAATAGAAGATGAACAAGAGCCTGGAGCGGAGCAAAGACAAAACAGGCATACAGTAGTGATGTGACTTGCTGTGCCGAGGCTTCGAAGCGTGTGTCAAGTAATTCAGGAAGTGTTTCCGCGATGCGCGCGTCGAGGCTTGTGTCGTTTCAGACGAGTGACGTCATTGGTGACGTCCGAAGCCTCGCTGGCCGGCTCTACCATGTGACTGGTTCGGGAAGTGGTTCAGATCTTGGCGCGAGTATTTGACAGCTATATAAACCCCATAGATTTCATTCAAAATTTGTGGTTGTGATAGAGGAGAGCTTTTGATAGTTTGGATAGTTTGGAGAGTTAGGAGAGTAGGACAGCTTGGAGAGTTTGGTAGGATGGAGCcagcgaggaagaggaggatttcCCCTGTTTGGGAACACTTCGATTTGGTCACTCCCAATAAGGTAAGCTAATTCTAACATTACTACAGATGCATTAAGTTTGCTTATCAATAACTGTAGGCCTATTTGTCACtatttcttcttttattcaAAGGTGAAGTGTTTGCTATGTTCCAAGGAGTTGGGATATAGTAACAACACCTCATCTATGCTGAGGCATTACCGAGCCCTGCATGAGAACAAGGACAACGGATGTGGACCAAGCTCGGGTGAGCCATTTGAAAATGCAATGATAACATAGCATAAAATAATAGAATTAAATTGTTATGATAATGGTATTATCGACATTGAACATTTTATTGTGTGGTTAATGATACAAGTGTCATTCAATACTAATGTGTCATTTTTCAGGAGACAAGAATGAAATCGATGAGCACTTGGTTAACATGATCCTCCAGGACACTCAGCCCTTCAGCATTGTGGAGGACCAAGGCTTTCAGAAGTTTGTCAAGGCACTGAACCCTAACTATGTTCTCCCCACAAGGAAGGTGTGTATGTAAGCATatgaagcttttttttgttttgtttttttgttccccccataactgtgttttctttccatTAGACTTTGAAAGCCATGGTGGAGGCCAAGTATAAGGAAACAAAGGAGAAGGCCAAAGCCAGCTTGCAGAAGGCATCCGCAGTCAGCCTCACATCTGATATGTGGACCTCCATAAACACGGATGTGTACCTTGCTGTCACCTGCCATTTTGTGGATGGTAGCTCCCTAAATGCAGTTGTTTTGGGGGTACTGCATTTCCCTCAGGCCCATACAGCAGAAAATTTGGCGAGGGTAAAAACTTCCCTCATGGTAAGATAAgatgtactttattaatcctcaGATGAGGAAATTCAAGTGTAACCAGCAGCATCACCCATTAAGAAAAATTCAATTGTTACAGGTAGAGTGGGGGATCAACGACAAGGTAACATGCCTTGTCACAGATGGTGCAGCAAACATGGGTGCATGTGCCAGGGAGATGCATCTGCGTCACACCATTTGTGTAGCCCATACCATGAATTTGATGGTGAAAAAGGCCCTTGACCACGACCCAGTGGTGTGTGACATCCGGGCCAAATTGCGGAAAATGGTGGGCTATTTCAGGAGCAGCACCACTGCAAAGGTATGTTCCTTGACTTCATTACAGTTTCTTTAATTATGCTGCTTtgtttgagctgctgctgctgctgcggcagttcagttaattgtttttgttgttgtttttaaaggagAGGCTCACACAGGTACAGGAGCAAATGGGGAGGCCAAAACTCAAACTCACACAAGAGGTGGAGACTCGGTGGAACAGCACCTACCACATGTTACAAAGAGTCTTTGAACTAAGAGAACCCGTGGGAGCAGCTTTGGCCAACCTAAGCACCGACATCACCCCACTCTCATCAGAGGAGTATGGCATTATTGCTGGGTGTCTGCGGGTGCTTGCTCCATTTAACGATGCCACTGTGGAGCTCTCCGAGGAGAAGAGGGTTTCTGGCTCCAAGGTGATTCCACTTCTTTCGATGTTGGACCACTCACTGGAAGAAGAAGTGGGAAATGCTCAAACTCCACACAGCACTTCAATTGTGAACCATCTGAGGAGGCAGTTAAGAGAAAGGCTTTATCAGCTACAATCAATGAGCATCATGTCACTGTCCACACTGCTTGACCCTCGGTTCAAAAGCATTGGCTTTTTCAGCCCCAGCAAAGCAGCTGAGGCAGTGAATAGGCTCACAACCGAATGTGCTGCTGTCATTCGAAACAGCAgctcatcctcctcatcatcaccaccaccaccacaaccatcCACATCAGAAGTTTCTCAGCCTGTGACCCaaggtaatgtgtgtgtgtgtatatatatatatattttttttgtactgcacatatatatataatgacaTTTAAATTAACAACTGTAACTTACAgcctctgtttctgttttaggcaacaaactgTGGCGTCATCTTGATGACACAGTGATGCAAGCCAGAGGACAAAATGTCACAGCTGATGCCACAGTCGAGGTACAGCGGTACATGATGGAACCAAATATTGGAAGACGAGAAGACCCTCTGGAGTACTGGGACAGACAAAAACACCTGTACCCACACTTGCACAAGCTTGCACTGGCCTTCTTGAGCACCCCTGCATCCTCTGTGCCTTGTGAAAGGGTGTTCTCAAAAGCAGGCGAAATAATttctaaaaaaagaaatcacctAAGTCCTACAACTGTAGAAAAATTATTtctcaacaaaaatgaataaaagtgtTTCCCCAACCCCAAGTTACAAAAGCACATCCACTGTCCTCACCCCCTATTTTATGATTTCTACTTTCCCTTGTGACCATTGTAATATCAAAAACGTTAAGGTGTAAATCtacaaaatacaataatacaaatataatatagtgtgtaaaaaacacacactataTTAATATAGGTGCATCATATATGTACTGTTACTATAATGGAGAGTAGATTTATACAATATACTCTCCATTATAGTAACAGTACATATAATGGAGAGTATATTGTATAAATCTACTCTCCATTATAGTAACAGTACATATAATATAATGGAGAGTAGATTTATACAATTCAGTTAAAGTATATATACAAACCACTCATTGTAATAGCTTTTTTTGTCCAGTAGATGGCCTAGTAGAGCAAATGAAGCATCAAGAAGCTTTGCCCTTGACTGAACCAATTGGATGAAAAGCTtcaatgcttcatgaagcttcatctGCCCATCACTAGCATACAGCCTATCGCCAGTTTGTGCTCTGGCAGCATGGCCGCCTGGGCGTAGGAAATAGGGTAGTAATACCGAGTTGTTGTGTCTGGAAAATAAGGGACACTTTTCCAGACCCAAGGGGACAGTACACCGGTTTCCAGGTCCGCAGACTAATGTAGCATGTCATTGTTTGAGTGTACTGTAAATAGTTTTGacagtttgttattttgttCAGAATTTACCTTTCACTTGTtcacttgtttgtgtgtgtttgaaaataaatacatttgtgcaaaacaagacaaacttTTATTTATACACCCTCTTTCAcagttttcaaaattcaagtaCTTTGTCACATTCAGCACATTCAAATTGTTATTTTGCCACTTGTCCCTTCACAGTAAAGCAAGTAACGAATAAAACATAGGACctagagaaaaaagaaaaacatttccagGCACATGCAGTGTTACGCAagaaatatcatgaaaaaaaagagtgGCATAAATGCAATGTGTATTATTGCAATGACGGGATATGTGTAtgatttgaataaataaatagcacaACAACACTGTATTACAGTAGTAGTAAATGAACGACAATGACAGTTGAAAAAAATTACtgtgaataaaaaacaaaacaaaaggagtGTGATGCATGTACATGGATAAATAGAGCAGGATAAAAATAAACTATGAcagttaaaataagaaacactgaataatctGTGTGACAATGTTAGACGTTACTGAGAATAATTACAATGAGTGCAGTAGCAGCAGACAGTGTGGGTGGGGGTCCAGGTAAAGCTGTGATTATGTGTCTGTAGTTAGCCAGTCAGAGTGATATGATGTATGCATGTGCATTTATGTAAACAGACAAGGCAGGATCCTCAGCGTTCACTTTGGGGAACACCTTCACCACGTTTCACATGCGTCCTAACTAGCTCAGCTGTTGGGGGC of Epinephelus lanceolatus isolate andai-2023 chromosome 4, ASM4190304v1, whole genome shotgun sequence contains these proteins:
- the LOC117262522 gene encoding E3 SUMO-protein ligase ZBED1-like, with protein sequence MYFINPQMRKFKCNQQHHPLRKIQLLQVEWGINDKVTCLVTDGAANMGACAREMHLRHTICVAHTMNLMVKKALDHDPVVCDIRAKLRKMVGYFRSSTTAKERLTQVQEQMGRPKLKLTQEVETRWNSTYHMLQRVFELREPVGAALANLSTDITPLSSEEYGIIAGCLRVLAPFNDATVELSEEKRVSGSKVIPLLSMLDHSLEEEVGNAQTPHSTSIVNHLRRQLRERLYQLQSMSIMSLSTLLDPRFKSIGFFSPSKAAEAVNRLTTECAAVIRNSSSSSSSSPPPPQPSTSEVSQPVTQGNKLWRHLDDTVMQARGQNVTADATVEVQRYMMEPNIGRREDPLEYWDRQKHLYPHLHKLALAFLSTPASSVPCERVFSKAGEIISKKRNHLSPTTVEKLFLNKNE